Proteins from a genomic interval of Rhodothermus marinus:
- a CDS encoding GMC oxidoreductase, giving the protein MKKNVFVARPPEVYDAIVVGSGISGGWAAKELCELGLKTLVLERGRPIEHGKDYITEHMPPWQTSFRGLEDRKRMLEDHYIQMQAGPVNEYNIHFFINDRENPYTHDPDKPFLWIRGDQVGGRSIMWGRQSYRWSEMDFEANAREGIAIDWPIRYRDIAPWYDYVERFVGITGQAEGLPQLPDGQFLPPMPMNCVELHVKERIEKAFPGRKMTIGRAAILTVPHNGRGACHYCGPCDRGCTPGAYFSSLSSTLPAARATGNLTLRPNSIVHSVIYDEERDRAVGVRVIDRETKEMLEFYGRIIFLCASTLATTQILLNSKSRRFPNGLGNSSGVLGHYLMDHHFKVGAGAEFPGFEDRYYFGNRPNGIYIPRFRNLGDRATRHPDFLRGYGYQGGASRGSWWRGAEMDGFGVSLKQALRDPGPWRMWLTGFGEMLPRYENYVELDPEVTDAWGIPVLRIHCTLSENERKMREDMANAAAEMLEAAGGKNVQPYIDDYKPGEGIHEMGTARMGRDPKTSVLNAYNQMHDVPNVFVTDGACMTSSACQNPSLTYMALTARAAHYAVEQLKKGNL; this is encoded by the coding sequence ATGAAAAAGAACGTGTTTGTGGCGCGGCCGCCGGAGGTGTACGATGCGATCGTGGTGGGATCGGGCATTTCAGGGGGCTGGGCGGCCAAAGAACTCTGCGAACTGGGCCTGAAGACGCTCGTGCTGGAACGCGGCCGTCCCATCGAGCACGGCAAAGACTACATCACCGAGCACATGCCGCCGTGGCAGACGTCCTTCCGGGGTCTGGAAGACCGCAAGCGCATGCTCGAGGATCACTACATCCAGATGCAGGCCGGCCCGGTCAACGAGTACAACATCCACTTTTTCATCAACGATCGGGAAAATCCGTACACGCACGACCCCGACAAGCCTTTCCTGTGGATTCGCGGCGATCAGGTGGGCGGGCGCTCCATCATGTGGGGACGGCAGAGCTACCGGTGGAGTGAAATGGATTTCGAGGCGAACGCGCGCGAAGGCATCGCCATCGACTGGCCGATTCGGTACCGGGATATTGCCCCCTGGTACGACTACGTGGAACGTTTTGTCGGTATTACGGGCCAGGCCGAGGGGTTGCCGCAGCTTCCGGACGGGCAGTTTCTGCCGCCGATGCCGATGAACTGCGTCGAGCTGCACGTCAAGGAGCGCATCGAGAAGGCCTTCCCCGGCCGCAAAATGACCATCGGACGGGCGGCCATCCTGACGGTGCCACACAACGGACGAGGCGCCTGCCATTACTGCGGCCCGTGCGATCGCGGTTGTACGCCGGGGGCTTACTTCAGCAGCCTGAGCAGTACGCTTCCGGCGGCGCGGGCGACGGGGAACCTGACGCTTCGGCCCAACAGCATTGTGCACAGCGTGATCTACGACGAGGAGCGGGACCGGGCCGTGGGCGTGCGGGTGATCGACCGGGAGACGAAGGAGATGCTGGAGTTTTACGGGCGGATCATTTTCCTGTGCGCCTCGACGCTGGCAACGACGCAGATTCTGTTGAATTCGAAGTCGCGGCGTTTTCCGAACGGGCTGGGCAACTCCAGTGGGGTGCTGGGCCACTACCTCATGGACCATCATTTCAAAGTGGGGGCCGGAGCCGAATTCCCCGGCTTCGAGGACCGGTATTACTTCGGCAATCGGCCCAACGGCATTTACATTCCGCGTTTTCGAAACCTGGGCGATCGCGCCACGCGGCATCCGGACTTTCTGCGTGGATACGGCTATCAGGGGGGGGCCAGCCGGGGAAGCTGGTGGCGCGGGGCGGAGATGGACGGTTTTGGCGTGTCGCTCAAGCAGGCGCTGCGCGATCCCGGCCCCTGGCGTATGTGGCTGACCGGTTTCGGCGAGATGCTACCGCGCTACGAGAACTACGTGGAACTGGATCCGGAGGTAACCGACGCCTGGGGCATTCCGGTGCTGCGCATTCACTGTACGCTGAGCGAGAACGAGCGGAAGATGCGGGAGGACATGGCCAATGCGGCGGCCGAGATGCTCGAGGCGGCCGGGGGCAAAAACGTGCAGCCGTACATCGACGACTACAAACCCGGCGAGGGCATTCATGAGATGGGGACGGCGCGGATGGGTCGGGATCCGAAGACGTCGGTGCTGAACGCCTACAACCAGATGCACGACGTGCCGAACGTGTTCGTGACCGATGGGGCCTGCATGACGTCTTCGGCCTGCCAGAACCCGTCGCTGACGTACATGGCGCTGACGGCGCGGGCGGCGCACTATGCCGTCGAACAACTCAAAAAAGGCAACCTGTAA
- a CDS encoding ThuA domain-containing protein gives MRLLHLSLLLSALLLLGACSMPGNGQPADDEPAFRVLVFSRTAGYRHDSIPDGIAAIQELGAAHGFQVTATEDPAYFQPDSLAQFAVVVFLNTSGDVLDALQQEAFRAYIQNGGGFVGVHAASDTEYDWPWYGNLVGAYFKNHPHIQEAVVRVVDRTHPSTQELPEAWTRTDEWYNFRENPRSKGVQVLAVLDETTYEGGEMGEDHPISWYHVYDGGRAWYTAMGHTKESYAEPLFRQHLLGGILWAAGRTQ, from the coding sequence ATGCGGCTACTTCACCTATCTCTGCTGCTGAGCGCCCTGCTTCTGCTGGGCGCCTGCTCGATGCCGGGCAACGGCCAACCCGCCGACGACGAACCCGCCTTCCGGGTGCTGGTCTTCAGCCGGACCGCCGGTTACCGGCACGATTCGATTCCGGACGGCATCGCCGCGATTCAGGAGCTGGGCGCCGCGCACGGTTTTCAGGTGACGGCCACGGAAGACCCGGCCTACTTTCAACCCGACTCGCTGGCGCAGTTTGCCGTGGTGGTCTTCCTGAATACGTCGGGCGACGTGCTCGACGCGCTTCAGCAGGAGGCCTTTCGGGCCTACATCCAGAACGGAGGCGGGTTCGTGGGTGTCCATGCCGCCAGCGACACGGAGTATGACTGGCCCTGGTACGGCAATCTGGTGGGCGCTTACTTCAAGAATCACCCGCATATTCAGGAGGCCGTCGTGCGCGTGGTGGACCGCACGCATCCGTCCACGCAGGAGCTGCCCGAAGCCTGGACGCGCACGGACGAATGGTACAACTTCCGCGAAAACCCGCGCTCGAAGGGCGTACAGGTGCTGGCCGTGCTGGACGAAACCACCTACGAGGGCGGCGAGATGGGTGAGGATCATCCGATCTCGTGGTACCATGTCTATGACGGCGGACGGGCCTGGTACACGGCCATGGGGCATACGAAGGAAAGCTACGCGGAGCCGCTGTTCCGGCAGCACCTGCTGGGCGGAATCCTGTGGGCGGCCGGTCGGACGCAATAG
- a CDS encoding sugar phosphate isomerase/epimerase family protein, which yields MDRRDFLRTAGGLALGGLTVALGCRPSESQSSQSQNASGGTRRLERIGLQLYTVRTLMEQDVPRTLEQVAEIGYREVEFAGYYNYTLQELHQMLENLGLSAPATHVPYQALEENLEATLEAAQVLGHRYVVVPWLPPEQRQTLDDYRRWAERFNRWGEACRAAGVQFAYHNHDFEFARLDDQVPYDVLLAETDPELVKMELDLYWITYAGHDPLAYLQQHPERFPLCHVKDMTAERQMTDVGQGTIDFAKIFAQAQFQHYFVEHDQPEDPLASVRRSYEYLSQLTF from the coding sequence ATGGATCGCCGCGATTTTCTGCGCACGGCTGGTGGGCTGGCGCTGGGAGGGCTGACGGTGGCGCTGGGCTGCCGTCCATCCGAAAGCCAGTCTTCACAGAGCCAGAACGCCTCGGGTGGCACGCGCCGCCTGGAACGCATCGGGCTGCAGCTCTACACGGTGCGGACGCTCATGGAGCAGGACGTGCCGCGTACGCTGGAGCAGGTGGCCGAGATCGGCTATCGCGAGGTGGAATTTGCGGGTTACTACAACTACACGCTGCAGGAGCTGCATCAGATGCTCGAAAACCTGGGACTTTCGGCTCCCGCCACGCATGTGCCCTACCAGGCGCTCGAAGAAAATCTGGAGGCCACGCTGGAGGCCGCACAGGTGCTGGGGCATCGCTACGTGGTGGTGCCCTGGCTGCCGCCCGAGCAGCGCCAGACGCTCGACGACTACCGGCGCTGGGCCGAGCGCTTCAACCGCTGGGGGGAGGCCTGCAGGGCTGCAGGCGTGCAGTTCGCCTACCACAACCACGATTTCGAGTTTGCCCGCCTCGACGATCAGGTGCCCTACGACGTGCTGCTGGCCGAGACGGATCCGGAGCTGGTCAAGATGGAGCTGGACCTGTACTGGATCACCTACGCCGGGCACGATCCGCTGGCCTACCTGCAGCAGCACCCCGAACGCTTTCCGCTCTGCCACGTCAAGGACATGACGGCCGAGCGGCAGATGACGGACGTAGGGCAGGGGACCATCGACTTCGCGAAGATCTTTGCACAGGCGCAGTTCCAGCACTATTTTGTGGAACACGACCAACCCGAGGATCCGCTGGCCAGCGTTCGGCGCAGCTACGAGTACCTGTCGCAACTGACCTTCTAA
- a CDS encoding GMC oxidoreductase, with protein sequence MVKKNVFVARPPEVYDAIVVGSGISGGWAAKELCELGLKTLVLERGRPLEHGKDYVTEHQPPWKFSFRGRGERSLFDEEYAIQKNCYACREDTRHLFINDKENPYIQLEPFIWIRGDRVGGRSLMWGRQCYRWSDLDFEANARDGFGVDWPIRYRDIAPWYDYVERFAGISGQAEGLPQLPDGQFLPPMPMNCVELHVKERIEKAFPGRKMTIGRVAVLTVPLNGRAACHYCGVCERGCTPGAYFSSLSATLPAARATGNLTLRPNSIVHSVIYDEEKDRAVGVRVIDRETKEMLEFYGRIIFLCASTLGTTQILLNSKTPRFPNGLGNSSGVLGHYLMDHHFVVGASGEIPGFEDRYYYGDRPNGIYIPRFRNLGDRATHRSDYLRGFGYQGGASRPGWDRGVNMNGFGAAFKKALRDPGPWIMGLGAWGEMLPRYENYVELDPERTDPWGMPLLRVHCTWGENELAMRKDMAQSAAEMLEAAGARNIQVYDGIEFAHPGLCIHEMGTARMGRDPKTSVLNAYNQMHDVPNVFVTDGACMASSACQNPSITYMALTARAAHYAVEQLKKGNL encoded by the coding sequence ATGGTGAAAAAGAACGTGTTTGTGGCACGGCCGCCGGAGGTGTACGATGCGATCGTGGTGGGATCGGGCATTTCAGGAGGCTGGGCGGCCAAAGAGCTCTGCGAACTGGGCCTGAAGACGCTCGTGCTGGAACGCGGCCGTCCCCTGGAGCACGGCAAGGACTACGTGACCGAGCACCAACCGCCCTGGAAATTCTCCTTTCGCGGGCGCGGCGAGCGCAGCCTTTTCGACGAGGAGTATGCCATTCAGAAAAACTGCTACGCCTGTCGCGAAGATACCAGGCACCTGTTCATCAACGACAAAGAAAATCCCTACATCCAGCTGGAGCCGTTCATCTGGATTCGCGGGGATCGGGTAGGCGGGCGTTCACTCATGTGGGGGCGCCAGTGTTACCGGTGGAGCGACCTGGACTTCGAGGCGAACGCCCGGGATGGCTTCGGGGTGGACTGGCCGATCCGTTACCGGGACATTGCGCCGTGGTACGACTATGTGGAGCGTTTTGCGGGGATCAGCGGTCAGGCCGAGGGCTTGCCGCAGCTTCCGGACGGTCAGTTTTTGCCGCCGATGCCGATGAACTGCGTCGAGTTGCACGTCAAGGAACGCATCGAAAAAGCTTTCCCCGGTCGCAAAATGACCATCGGGCGTGTGGCCGTGCTGACCGTACCCCTGAACGGCCGTGCGGCCTGCCATTACTGCGGCGTCTGCGAGCGGGGCTGCACACCGGGGGCGTATTTTTCGAGCCTGAGTGCCACGCTTCCGGCGGCGCGGGCGACGGGGAACCTGACGCTACGGCCCAACAGCATTGTGCACAGTGTGATCTACGACGAGGAGAAGGACCGGGCCGTGGGGGTGCGGGTGATCGACCGGGAGACGAAGGAGATGCTGGAGTTTTACGGGCGGATCATTTTCCTGTGCGCTTCGACGCTGGGGACGACGCAGATTCTGTTGAACTCGAAGACGCCTCGTTTTCCGAACGGGCTGGGCAATTCGAGTGGGGTGCTGGGCCACTACCTCATGGATCATCACTTCGTGGTCGGTGCCAGCGGAGAGATCCCGGGCTTCGAGGACCGGTACTACTACGGCGATCGGCCCAACGGTATTTACATTCCGCGTTTTCGAAACCTGGGCGATCGCGCCACGCACCGGTCGGACTACCTCCGGGGCTTCGGCTATCAGGGAGGCGCCTCGCGGCCAGGGTGGGACCGGGGCGTGAACATGAATGGCTTCGGCGCTGCGTTCAAAAAAGCCCTGCGTGATCCGGGGCCGTGGATCATGGGACTGGGGGCCTGGGGCGAGATGCTGCCGCGTTACGAGAACTACGTGGAGCTGGACCCGGAGCGCACGGACCCCTGGGGAATGCCGCTGTTGCGCGTCCACTGCACCTGGGGCGAGAACGAGCTGGCCATGCGCAAAGACATGGCGCAGAGCGCGGCCGAGATGCTCGAGGCGGCCGGCGCCCGGAATATCCAGGTGTACGACGGGATCGAGTTCGCGCATCCGGGGCTGTGCATTCACGAGATGGGGACGGCGCGGATGGGTCGGGATCCGAAGACGTCGGTGCTGAACGCCTACAACCAGATGCACGACGTGCCGAACGTGTTCGTGACCGATGGGGCCTGCATGGCTTCGTCGGCCTGTCAGAACCCCTCGATCACCTACATGGCGCTGACGGCGCGGGCGGCGCACTATGCCGTCGAACAACTCAAAAAAGGCAACCTGTAA
- a CDS encoding sugar phosphate isomerase/epimerase family protein, protein MARPVTLFTGQWADLPLETLAKKAAEWGYDGLELACWGDHFDVQRALKEDGYCEERLELLARYGLKVWAISNHLVGQAVCDNIDERHKAILPPHVWGDGDPEGVRQRAAREMMDTARAAAKLGVKVVNGFTGSSIWHLLYAFPPLLPGMIEKGYEDFARRWNPILDVFEEVGVRFALEVHPTEIAFDISSAERALEAIGYRESFGFNYDPSHLGYQGVDYVAFIERFADRIYHVHMKDVWWSPVPKRSGVFGGHLEFGHRDRYWDFRSIGRGNIRFEEIIRALNRIGYDGPLSIEWEDIGMDREHGAREACARVKAMDFPPSAAAFDAAFARERQAQAT, encoded by the coding sequence ATGGCACGACCGGTTACCCTGTTTACCGGACAGTGGGCGGACCTGCCGCTGGAGACGCTCGCCAAGAAAGCGGCCGAATGGGGCTACGATGGCCTGGAGCTGGCCTGCTGGGGCGATCACTTCGACGTGCAGCGCGCCCTCAAAGAGGACGGCTACTGCGAGGAGCGGCTGGAGTTGCTGGCCCGCTACGGGCTGAAGGTCTGGGCTATCAGTAACCACCTGGTGGGCCAGGCCGTCTGCGACAACATCGACGAGCGCCACAAGGCGATCCTGCCGCCGCACGTATGGGGCGACGGCGACCCCGAAGGCGTGCGCCAGCGGGCAGCCCGGGAGATGATGGACACCGCCCGGGCGGCCGCCAAACTGGGGGTCAAGGTGGTCAACGGCTTTACGGGGAGCAGCATCTGGCATCTGCTCTACGCCTTCCCGCCGCTGCTGCCCGGCATGATCGAGAAGGGCTACGAGGATTTTGCCCGTCGCTGGAATCCAATCCTGGATGTATTCGAGGAGGTAGGCGTGCGCTTCGCGCTCGAAGTGCACCCGACCGAGATCGCCTTCGACATTTCGTCGGCCGAGCGCGCGCTGGAGGCCATCGGTTATCGCGAATCGTTCGGCTTCAACTACGATCCAAGCCATCTGGGCTACCAGGGCGTCGACTACGTGGCGTTCATCGAGCGCTTTGCGGACCGCATCTACCACGTGCACATGAAGGACGTCTGGTGGTCGCCCGTGCCGAAGCGTTCCGGTGTCTTTGGCGGGCACCTGGAGTTCGGACACCGCGACCGCTACTGGGACTTCCGCTCGATCGGTCGCGGCAACATCCGCTTCGAGGAGATCATCCGGGCACTGAACCGGATTGGCTACGACGGCCCGCTTTCAATCGAGTGGGAAGACATCGGCATGGACCGCGAGCACGGCGCCCGTGAAGCCTGTGCCCGCGTCAAAGCGATGGACTTCCCACCGTCGGCGGCCGCGTTTGACGCGGCCTTCGCCCGCGAACGCCAGGCCCAGGCGACCTGA
- a CDS encoding gluconate 2-dehydrogenase subunit 3 family protein: MDRREALKRLALLTGGALSMSTIAGVLGGCRAGSAPGYRPQTLSSDQHELVATIAELIIPETDTPGARAAGVPEFIDRMLTDWMYAAEREHFLQELSRVDALAQERFGRPFVRASEEQQVQLLQELEQEARQTEPRRVVIDRATGQIVDGPDTSAEDIAQGRPPRTLTVELRPFFRVMKELTVVGYYTSEVGATQELRLNLVPGRYDACVPYDQIGRAWA; encoded by the coding sequence ATGGATCGACGCGAAGCATTGAAGCGGCTGGCCCTGCTGACGGGCGGGGCGCTGTCGATGTCGACGATTGCGGGCGTGCTGGGTGGCTGCCGGGCCGGTTCGGCGCCGGGCTACCGGCCACAGACGCTCTCGTCCGATCAGCACGAGCTGGTGGCCACGATCGCCGAGCTGATCATTCCGGAGACCGACACGCCGGGCGCCCGTGCGGCCGGTGTGCCGGAGTTCATCGACCGGATGCTGACGGACTGGATGTACGCGGCCGAGCGCGAGCACTTTCTGCAGGAGCTCTCCCGGGTGGATGCGCTGGCGCAGGAGCGGTTCGGACGACCGTTCGTGCGGGCTTCGGAGGAACAGCAGGTGCAGCTGTTGCAGGAGCTGGAGCAGGAGGCCCGCCAGACCGAGCCGCGCCGCGTGGTGATCGACCGGGCCACGGGCCAGATCGTCGACGGGCCAGACACATCGGCCGAAGACATCGCGCAGGGGCGCCCACCACGCACGCTGACGGTGGAGCTGCGGCCGTTTTTCCGGGTGATGAAGGAGCTGACGGTGGTGGGTTACTACACCTCGGAAGTGGGAGCCACGCAGGAACTGCGGCTCAACCTGGTGCCCGGGCGCTACGACGCCTGCGTGCCCTACGACCAGATCGGCCGCGCCTGGGCGTGA
- a CDS encoding peptidase MA family metallohydrolase, producing MRALLLGLGLGVLMASAASAQFYESHFGKNKIQYERFDWHVLQTEHFDIYYYPEMQALAEHGAYFAEEAYRTLQQRFNYTLPRRTPIIFYAAPYHFQQTNTTPGFIPEGVGGFFELIKGRVVIPASGNLYRFRRVIWHELVHVFTFNRAFQVLRDHRVPPDRYLPLWFTEGLAEYWSGPPDDQHEMILRDALYANYLVPLENMYRIYGTFLMYKEGEALCRFIAETYGEEKLLELIEQFWIDRDFRRVMEHVLGEDFYTISDRWEQWLKERYLPELPRQTLPSLASEAIVARGFSAKPIVYRRRDGRRFVYYLGNEGAYTNLYALPVDSAYRPQGKPKTLIRTGRSERFESINLLEDRMDVSAEGVLAFTTRSGEGDVLHLYDLEREELVNTYRFPRLVALYSPTWSPDGTRLAFSAIDEGGWIDLYVLELDTERLERLTRDLYDDRDPAWSPDGRYLVFASDRTAWGDRYGMNLFLYDFHTGQLRQLTDGWRRDREPRWSPDGRYVVFASAVVETDGRFGPRDVWAVEVAPALPTRPVAAAYPETGSEPVGPPVRRLYRLTNLATAAFDPLWTPDGHLLFSAFEHYRFTVRRIPDVAERLARPHQQATVALLGTRPPWKPGRLSADSGVRRKPYRRRYSLDVAYGGISISQSALWGTTGGAALAFSDLLGDDRWYVTVFHTGRGSGELLKGLNVAVSRVQLHRRTDVGYGLYRFAGLRFDLTDPDAAAEYPLLWEELVGGYGALSYPISTFQRIELNTALAWSDKRVAIRGVRRRALLLSNALAFVHDDALYGANGPVEGWRANLTVGYTSDLRYSNVSYYTLSLDVRHYLRLMRNVTLASWGLLRMNEGREARLWFLGGSWDLRGFPLFDVRGRKLWFTSHELRFPILEAPSLYIPLLAPFGIANLRGALFFDAAHVWNDDYNERQPQLYAGETLGAIGLGFRLNLLGGLVLRYDIGYRYRDGFRHRERTFRQFFFGWDF from the coding sequence ATGCGTGCACTTCTGCTGGGGCTGGGCCTGGGTGTGCTGATGGCGTCGGCCGCGTCGGCGCAGTTCTACGAGTCGCACTTCGGCAAGAACAAGATCCAGTACGAGCGCTTCGACTGGCACGTCCTGCAGACCGAACACTTCGACATCTACTATTATCCTGAAATGCAGGCGCTGGCCGAGCACGGCGCCTATTTTGCCGAGGAAGCCTATCGCACGCTCCAGCAGCGCTTCAACTACACGCTGCCGCGGCGCACGCCCATCATCTTTTACGCGGCTCCCTACCATTTCCAGCAGACGAACACGACGCCGGGCTTCATTCCGGAAGGCGTGGGTGGCTTTTTCGAGCTGATCAAGGGACGCGTTGTAATTCCGGCCAGCGGCAATCTGTATCGCTTCCGACGGGTGATCTGGCACGAACTCGTTCACGTGTTCACCTTCAATCGGGCCTTTCAGGTGCTGCGCGATCACCGGGTGCCGCCCGATCGCTATCTGCCGCTCTGGTTCACCGAAGGGCTGGCCGAGTACTGGTCGGGCCCGCCCGACGACCAGCACGAGATGATCCTGCGCGATGCGCTCTATGCGAACTATCTGGTGCCGCTGGAGAACATGTACCGCATCTACGGCACCTTTCTCATGTACAAAGAGGGCGAAGCGCTCTGCCGGTTCATTGCCGAAACGTACGGCGAGGAAAAGCTGCTGGAGCTGATCGAACAATTCTGGATCGACCGCGACTTCCGGCGGGTGATGGAGCACGTGCTGGGCGAGGATTTTTACACGATTTCGGATCGCTGGGAGCAATGGCTGAAAGAACGGTACCTGCCGGAGCTGCCCCGTCAGACGCTGCCGTCGCTGGCTTCCGAAGCCATTGTGGCGCGGGGGTTCAGCGCGAAGCCCATCGTCTACCGCCGCCGGGACGGTCGGCGTTTCGTGTATTACCTGGGCAACGAAGGAGCCTACACGAATCTGTACGCGCTGCCGGTCGACTCGGCCTATCGCCCGCAGGGAAAACCGAAAACGCTGATCCGCACGGGCCGGAGTGAGCGCTTCGAGTCGATCAACCTGCTGGAAGACCGCATGGACGTGTCGGCCGAAGGCGTGCTGGCCTTCACCACCCGAAGCGGAGAAGGGGACGTGCTGCACCTGTACGACCTGGAGCGGGAAGAACTCGTAAACACGTACCGCTTCCCCCGACTGGTGGCGCTCTACAGTCCGACGTGGAGTCCGGACGGCACGCGGCTGGCCTTCAGTGCGATCGACGAGGGCGGCTGGATCGATCTCTATGTGCTGGAGCTGGATACCGAACGACTTGAGCGGCTCACGCGCGACCTCTACGACGACCGCGACCCGGCCTGGAGTCCCGATGGCCGCTACCTGGTCTTCGCATCGGACCGCACGGCCTGGGGCGACCGCTACGGCATGAATCTGTTTCTCTACGACTTCCATACCGGACAGCTTCGCCAGCTCACCGACGGGTGGCGACGCGATCGGGAGCCGCGGTGGAGTCCGGACGGTCGCTACGTGGTGTTCGCCAGTGCGGTGGTGGAAACCGACGGCCGTTTCGGTCCGCGCGACGTCTGGGCGGTGGAGGTGGCCCCTGCGCTGCCGACCCGGCCGGTGGCCGCTGCATATCCGGAGACCGGATCGGAACCGGTCGGCCCGCCGGTGCGCCGGCTGTACCGGCTGACGAACCTGGCCACAGCCGCTTTCGATCCGCTCTGGACGCCCGACGGTCACCTGCTCTTCAGTGCGTTCGAGCACTACCGGTTCACCGTGCGTCGGATACCGGATGTGGCCGAACGTCTGGCCCGGCCGCACCAGCAGGCTACGGTGGCGCTGCTCGGGACTCGGCCGCCCTGGAAGCCCGGACGGCTCTCGGCCGACAGCGGCGTGCGCCGCAAGCCCTACCGCCGTCGCTACAGCCTGGACGTGGCCTACGGCGGCATCAGCATCAGCCAGAGCGCGCTCTGGGGCACGACCGGCGGGGCCGCGCTGGCCTTTTCGGATCTGCTGGGCGACGATCGCTGGTACGTGACGGTCTTCCACACCGGCCGGGGCAGCGGCGAACTGCTCAAAGGCCTGAACGTAGCCGTCTCGCGCGTGCAGCTCCATCGCCGCACCGACGTGGGCTATGGCCTTTACCGCTTTGCCGGCCTGCGCTTCGACCTGACCGATCCGGATGCGGCCGCCGAATATCCGCTGCTCTGGGAAGAACTCGTGGGCGGCTACGGCGCGCTGAGCTATCCGATTTCGACCTTCCAGCGCATCGAACTGAACACGGCGCTGGCCTGGAGCGACAAGCGCGTGGCGATCCGGGGCGTTCGGCGCCGGGCACTGCTGCTGTCGAATGCGCTGGCCTTCGTGCACGACGACGCGCTCTACGGTGCCAATGGCCCTGTTGAGGGCTGGCGCGCCAACCTGACCGTGGGTTACACGTCCGACCTGCGCTATTCCAACGTGAGCTACTACACGCTCAGTCTGGACGTGCGCCACTATCTACGGCTGATGCGCAACGTCACGCTGGCGTCCTGGGGGCTGCTCCGAATGAACGAAGGCCGCGAAGCCCGGCTGTGGTTTCTGGGCGGAAGCTGGGATCTGCGCGGCTTCCCGCTGTTCGATGTGCGCGGCCGCAAGCTCTGGTTCACCTCGCACGAACTGCGCTTCCCGATTCTGGAAGCGCCCTCGCTCTACATTCCGCTGCTGGCACCGTTCGGCATTGCCAACCTGCGCGGTGCCCTGTTTTTCGATGCAGCGCACGTGTGGAACGACGACTACAACGAGCGCCAGCCGCAACTTTATGCGGGCGAGACGCTGGGCGCCATCGGACTGGGCTTCCGGCTGAACCTGCTCGGTGGACTGGTGCTGCGCTACGACATCGGGTACCGCTACCGCGACGGCTTCCGCCATCGCGAGCGGACGTTCCGGCAGTTTTTCTTCGGATGGGATTTCTGA
- a CDS encoding Gfo/Idh/MocA family protein: protein MPLNRKLRYGMVGGGPGAFIGAVHRKAAALDGEIELVAGAFSSDPEKSRQMGALLHLDPRRVYRSYEEMVEKEAALPPEERIDFVSIVTPNHLHYPIAKAFIEAGFHVVCDKPMTTTLEEAEDLCRLVARHNVLFALTHNYSGYPMVKQARAMVQEGLLGEIRKIVVEYPQGWLATPLEQTGQKQAVWRTDPKLAGAGALGDIGSHAEHLARYITGLELDRLCADITTFVPGRKVEDDANLLVHYQNGARGILYASQVSVGEENNLRIRVYGTKASLEWHQEEPNYLYVRYSDRPEEVYKRGNEYLAPAARRASRLPSGHPEAFIEAFANIYLNFARTLKARLAGEKPDPLDLDFPTVQDGARGVHFILTALESGRRRAWVDARYTPPGA, encoded by the coding sequence ATGCCGTTGAACCGTAAGCTTCGCTATGGCATGGTAGGCGGCGGCCCCGGTGCCTTTATCGGTGCCGTACATCGCAAAGCCGCCGCGCTGGATGGTGAGATCGAACTGGTGGCCGGGGCTTTTTCGTCCGATCCGGAAAAGTCGCGCCAGATGGGCGCCCTGCTGCACCTGGATCCCCGGCGCGTCTATCGTTCCTACGAGGAAATGGTCGAAAAAGAGGCGGCGCTGCCGCCCGAGGAACGGATCGACTTCGTGTCGATCGTCACGCCCAATCATCTGCATTACCCGATTGCGAAAGCCTTCATCGAAGCCGGCTTTCATGTGGTGTGCGACAAGCCCATGACGACCACGCTGGAAGAGGCCGAGGATCTGTGCCGGCTGGTGGCCCGCCACAACGTGCTCTTTGCGCTGACGCACAACTACTCGGGCTACCCCATGGTCAAGCAGGCGCGGGCCATGGTGCAGGAGGGGCTGCTGGGCGAGATTCGCAAGATCGTGGTCGAGTATCCGCAGGGCTGGCTGGCCACACCGCTGGAGCAGACCGGTCAGAAGCAGGCCGTCTGGCGCACCGATCCGAAGCTGGCCGGTGCCGGGGCGCTGGGCGACATCGGCTCGCATGCCGAACACCTGGCCCGCTACATCACCGGACTGGAGCTGGACCGCCTGTGCGCCGACATTACCACGTTCGTGCCCGGCCGCAAGGTCGAGGACGACGCGAACCTGCTCGTCCACTACCAGAACGGTGCTCGTGGCATCCTCTACGCCTCGCAGGTATCGGTGGGCGAAGAAAACAACCTGCGGATCCGGGTCTACGGCACGAAAGCCTCGCTCGAGTGGCATCAGGAAGAACCGAACTACCTGTACGTGCGCTATTCCGACCGGCCCGAGGAGGTCTACAAGCGGGGCAACGAATACCTGGCCCCGGCCGCTCGCCGGGCTTCGCGCCTGCCTTCAGGCCATCCGGAAGCCTTTATCGAAGCGTTCGCGAACATCTACCTGAACTTTGCCCGGACGCTCAAGGCGCGGCTGGCCGGCGAAAAGCCCGATCCGCTCGATCTGGATTTTCCGACCGTACAGGACGGAGCGCGCGGCGTGCACTTCATCCTGACCGCGCTCGAAAGCGGCCGCCGTCGCGCCTGGGTCGATGCACGCTACACGCCACCCGGAGCCTGA